The Streptococcus sp. 29896 genome includes a region encoding these proteins:
- the xerC gene encoding tyrosine recombinase XerC, whose protein sequence is MTITKTKNGTYRLKVYIPIEARMPLGIVNNNYFDKRFKTRKEARQAEIDLLTKLNQIENNEFTGLGKGEILFKDFYEKIWWDSYKSGQTTSTSKPPTRSTVANTKTCFEKHILPLLGNYTIQFLNQNKQVILNLMTAKANEYANFKTLRSYVISIFDWAEELEYIEANRIAKTLRRIKSTKKIHLAEARKDEDLYLTQEQLQAWFTAFKQDLDDDKISLKDYVLFYLTFFLGDRKSETYALQWKHIDFSTSQIQLIQALDRYGEVKSTKGNKKTIFSISNDLVQLLNSWKEQQKQELARFGIISNPEQFVFTYIDTKGNVNARLHPDYLNNKMKTVRNRHKELAHATPHKLRHTGATLAKQAGMSLEAISEALTHSDTATTQIYVNTSNVVPMAVGEFALKSLKQ, encoded by the coding sequence ATGACTATCACTAAGACAAAAAATGGAACTTACCGCCTAAAAGTCTATATCCCAATTGAAGCACGAATGCCACTCGGCATCGTGAATAACAACTACTTTGATAAGCGGTTCAAGACAAGAAAGGAGGCTAGACAAGCAGAGATAGACCTTTTAACCAAACTAAATCAGATTGAAAATAACGAGTTTACAGGACTTGGTAAAGGGGAAATACTTTTCAAAGATTTCTATGAAAAAATTTGGTGGGATTCCTACAAATCAGGGCAAACAACCTCAACTTCTAAACCACCAACTCGGTCAACCGTTGCCAATACTAAAACTTGCTTTGAAAAACACATTTTACCTTTGCTAGGTAACTATACAATTCAATTTCTCAATCAGAATAAGCAAGTTATTCTGAACTTAATGACTGCTAAGGCGAATGAATACGCTAACTTCAAAACTCTCAGAAGTTACGTTATTTCAATATTTGACTGGGCAGAAGAACTTGAATATATTGAAGCTAATCGTATCGCAAAAACCTTACGCCGTATCAAGTCAACAAAGAAAATCCATCTAGCAGAGGCTCGAAAAGATGAAGACCTATATCTCACTCAGGAACAATTACAAGCATGGTTTACTGCGTTCAAGCAAGATTTGGATGATGATAAAATCTCGTTAAAAGACTATGTTCTCTTCTATTTAACCTTTTTTCTAGGAGATAGGAAATCGGAAACTTATGCTTTACAATGGAAACACATTGATTTTTCAACCTCACAAATCCAACTGATTCAAGCTCTAGATAGATATGGGGAAGTTAAATCAACCAAAGGAAATAAGAAAACGATATTTTCAATTTCAAATGACTTAGTTCAACTTCTCAACTCATGGAAAGAACAACAAAAACAGGAGCTAGCTAGGTTTGGAATTATTAGCAATCCTGAACAGTTTGTTTTTACCTATATTGATACCAAAGGTAATGTTAACGCACGTCTACATCCTGACTACTTAAATAATAAAATGAAGACCGTCAGAAATCGTCATAAAGAGCTCGCCCATGCCACACCTCACAAGTTAAGACATACAGGGGCAACACTCGCTAAACAAGCAGGAATGAGCTTAGAAGCCATTTCTGAGGCTCTGACACATAGCGATACTGCAACGACTCAGATTTATGTCAATACTTCCAATGTCGTTCCTATGGCAGTTGGCGAATTTGCCTTGAAGTCTCTAAAACAATAA
- a CDS encoding replication protein: MAKEQRSSKWTFLFYKESCPTDYLEVLEELHIPFILSPWHDKDINRQTGELKKAHKHGAFFFDSLKSYKQVSELIKDKLNGPAHVEVVQSPKGLFDYFTHAENKDKTQYDVNDIEVGCGFNLDKFLVDMNSDEFMHEVVDIIEQNDFTEFEELVWYARANHTPLLGLIIERTYFFAKYLDSRRCNPQRNNIKKEDEKCK; encoded by the coding sequence ATGGCAAAAGAACAACGCTCAAGCAAGTGGACATTCCTGTTCTACAAAGAGAGTTGCCCTACTGACTATCTTGAGGTATTAGAAGAATTGCACATCCCCTTCATTCTGAGCCCTTGGCACGACAAAGACATCAATCGACAAACAGGAGAACTGAAAAAAGCTCATAAACACGGAGCATTCTTCTTTGATTCACTCAAGAGCTACAAGCAAGTATCTGAGTTAATCAAGGATAAATTGAATGGTCCTGCCCATGTGGAGGTTGTCCAATCTCCTAAGGGGCTCTTCGATTATTTCACTCACGCTGAAAATAAAGACAAAACCCAGTATGATGTGAATGACATTGAGGTTGGTTGTGGCTTCAACCTTGATAAGTTTCTTGTAGATATGAACTCAGATGAGTTTATGCACGAAGTCGTGGATATCATCGAACAAAATGACTTCACTGAATTTGAAGAATTGGTTTGGTACGCACGTGCAAACCATACACCACTTCTTGGACTCATCATTGAACGTACCTACTTCTTCGCCAAATACCTTGATTCACGGCGTTGCAATCCACAGCGTAACAACATCAAGAAGGAGGATGAGAAATGCAAGTAA
- the rpsI gene encoding 30S ribosomal protein S9, translating into MAQAQYTGTGRRKNAVARVRLVPGTGKITVNKKDVEEYIPHADLRLVINQPFAVTSTQGSYDVFVNVNGGGYGGQSGAIRHGIARALLQVDPDFRDSLKRAGLLTRDARMVERKKPGLKKARKASQFSKR; encoded by the coding sequence ATGGCACAAGCACAATACACAGGTACTGGTCGTCGTAAAAACGCGGTTGCACGCGTACGTTTGGTCCCAGGTACTGGTAAAATCACAGTAAACAAAAAAGATGTAGAAGAGTACATCCCACATGCTGACCTTCGTTTGGTTATCAACCAACCATTCGCAGTAACTTCAACACAAGGTTCATACGACGTTTTCGTTAACGTGAACGGTGGTGGTTACGGTGGTCAATCAGGTGCGATCCGCCACGGTATCGCGCGTGCATTGCTTCAAGTAGACCCAGACTTCCGCGATTCATTGAAACGCGCAGGCCTTCTTACACGTGACGCTCGTATGGTTGAACGTAAGAAACCAGGTCTTAAGAAAGCACGTAAAGCTTCACAATTCAGTAAACGTTAA
- a CDS encoding helix-turn-helix transcriptional regulator yields the protein MLKAKVKTLYCELLGESIKQQLIKQEIPQNEVSYYFDDDIRLISAPAISQILKGKRNITLDTVDALQETLGLTNVKSVFFPNLDFCELLISQLTELILTNGSSYTKQLFQAKENDIQQNLSTLTTALYDYFPDFPEEETSYQIAESLTEWLIEFVALVAQL from the coding sequence ATGCTAAAAGCTAAAGTTAAAACCCTCTATTGTGAATTGCTCGGAGAATCTATCAAGCAACAATTGATTAAACAAGAAATCCCTCAAAACGAAGTGTCTTACTATTTTGATGATGACATCCGATTGATTTCTGCCCCTGCAATTAGCCAAATCCTAAAAGGGAAACGCAACATCACCTTAGATACTGTGGATGCCCTACAAGAAACACTAGGACTAACCAATGTAAAAAGTGTCTTCTTCCCTAATCTTGACTTCTGTGAGTTACTCATTAGCCAATTGACAGAGTTGATTCTTACTAATGGTTCTAGCTATACAAAGCAACTCTTTCAAGCAAAAGAGAATGACATTCAACAGAATCTCTCAACCTTGACAACAGCTCTATATGATTACTTCCCTGATTTTCCTGAAGAAGAAACATCCTATCAAATCGCTGAAAGCTTAACTGAATGGTTAATTGAATTTGTTGCTCTTGTAGCACAACTTTAA
- a CDS encoding helix-turn-helix domain-containing protein: MQVILPDEQIHQIQILLSNLIQKEIEQQLEQSGLNSPYLNKQQACDYLGISNNTLDNWIKKGLPAIKIGKTIRFHIESIDRWLTTHN; the protein is encoded by the coding sequence ATGCAAGTAATCCTTCCAGATGAACAGATTCATCAAATTCAGATACTACTTTCAAATCTTATCCAAAAAGAAATTGAACAACAACTAGAGCAAAGTGGTCTAAATAGCCCCTACCTAAACAAGCAACAAGCCTGCGACTATCTCGGTATATCTAACAATACACTGGATAATTGGATTAAAAAAGGGCTTCCAGCAATCAAAATCGGAAAGACTATCCGATTTCACATAGAATCAATCGACCGCTGGCTAACCACTCACAACTAG
- a CDS encoding helicase HerA domain-containing protein has translation MATKADTILQSYLLQSLNMALGALMQGETSYTNSFNILIQEDGFIFVPRLPCAYILDDELYDKIFLIANASLYPHYTLLKQNSTYFVPLKTDDIHVQRGLFFPWKLGISKRLVIPDLDKYTADLPKNQIPIMENFVLNLDKVNHMAICGNSGSGKSYALTYLLSVLKNQSDLIIVDPKFDSPSRWAREYKIAIIHPVENRSKSDFVSEVNERLSQCLNLIQQRQAILYDNPRHKFTHLTIVMDEVLALSEGVNKTIKESFFSLLSQIALLGRATKIHLLLVSQRFDHTTIPISVREQLNVLIQIGNINKKTTQFLFPDLDPEGIVIPTGHGTGLIQVIDNEHPYQVLPLLCPTYYTTEGIH, from the coding sequence ATGGCAACGAAAGCAGATACCATCCTACAATCTTACTTGCTCCAGAGCCTAAATATGGCTCTGGGAGCTTTAATGCAGGGCGAGACCAGCTACACAAACAGCTTTAATATTTTGATTCAAGAAGATGGCTTCATCTTTGTTCCAAGGCTTCCTTGTGCCTATATCCTTGATGATGAGCTCTACGATAAAATCTTCTTAATTGCTAATGCTTCACTCTATCCACATTACACGCTATTGAAGCAGAACTCCACCTATTTTGTTCCACTCAAGACAGATGATATTCATGTTCAGCGTGGACTCTTCTTTCCATGGAAGTTGGGTATCTCAAAACGCTTGGTCATACCTGACCTTGATAAGTATACTGCTGACCTACCAAAGAATCAAATTCCAATTATGGAAAATTTTGTTCTCAACCTTGATAAGGTCAATCATATGGCAATCTGTGGCAATAGTGGCTCAGGTAAGTCTTACGCACTCACCTATCTGCTGTCTGTGCTAAAAAATCAGTCTGATTTAATTATCGTAGACCCAAAATTCGATAGTCCAAGCCGTTGGGCTCGTGAATATAAAATTGCCATCATCCATCCCGTGGAAAATCGCTCTAAATCTGACTTCGTTTCAGAAGTCAATGAGCGTTTGAGTCAATGCCTAAATCTGATTCAACAACGTCAGGCAATTCTATATGACAACCCCCGCCATAAGTTCACCCATCTCACTATCGTCATGGACGAGGTGCTGGCTCTCTCAGAGGGTGTCAATAAGACCATCAAAGAGTCCTTCTTCTCCCTCTTATCGCAAATTGCTCTACTGGGACGAGCTACCAAGATTCACTTACTCCTTGTTAGCCAGCGTTTCGACCACACAACTATCCCAATTTCTGTTCGTGAGCAACTCAATGTTCTCATCCAGATTGGCAATATCAATAAAAAAACAACCCAATTCTTATTCCCTGACCTCGACCCCGAAGGCATTGTCATTCCTACTGGACACGGCACTGGATTGATTCAGGTGATTGATAATGAACATCCCTATCAAGTGCTTCCTTTACTTTGTCCAACATACTACACAACGGAGGGCATTCACTAA
- the rplM gene encoding 50S ribosomal protein L13, with translation MNKTTFMAKPGQVERKWYVVDATDVPLGRLSAVVASVLRGKNKPTFTPHTDTGDFVIVINAEKVKLTGKKATDKIYYTHSNHPGGLKSISAGELRSKNAVRLIEKSVKGMLPHNTLGRAQGMKLKVFVGAEHTHAAQQPEVLDISGLI, from the coding sequence ATGAACAAAACAACATTTATGGCTAAACCAGGCCAAGTTGAACGTAAATGGTATGTAGTAGACGCTACTGATGTACCTCTTGGACGCCTTTCAGCAGTAGTTGCTAGCGTTCTTCGCGGTAAAAACAAACCAACTTTCACACCTCACACTGATACTGGTGACTTCGTTATCGTTATCAACGCTGAGAAAGTGAAATTGACTGGTAAAAAAGCAACTGATAAAATCTACTACACTCACTCAAACCACCCAGGCGGATTGAAATCAATCTCAGCTGGTGAATTGCGTTCTAAAAACGCTGTTCGTTTGATTGAAAAATCAGTTAAAGGTATGCTTCCACACAACACACTTGGTCGTGCACAAGGCATGAAATTGAAAGTGTTTGTAGGTGCTGAGCACACTCACGCTGCACAACAACCAGAAGTACTTGATATTTCAGGTCTTATCTAA